From the Hevea brasiliensis isolate MT/VB/25A 57/8 chromosome 15, ASM3005281v1, whole genome shotgun sequence genome, one window contains:
- the LOC110671282 gene encoding protein SRG1 has product MESKSMLGSTSLLVPSVKEIVKEQIVAIPPRYVCRDHDNSPVAKTNSLPQMPVIDLGKLFSQEFEDLELEKLDQACKEWGFFQLVNHGVSTELLEKVKLETQEFFNLPMEEKTKFWQKPGEVEGFGQHFVGSEEQKLEWADLFYIITLPTHRRKPHLFSNFPPAFRDALEAYSEELQKIAKKLFNLVAKAVGMKPDEMRDLTEEGWQAMRMNYYPPCPEPDLVIGLRPHSDATGLTIVLQLNEVEGLQIHKDGMWIPVKPIPNAFIINIGDMLEIVTNGIYRSIEHRATISSTKERLSIATFHNPKFDGELCAAPSLITPETPPVFKSISVADYFKGYLSRELHGKSFIDVLRIPNHQAKSN; this is encoded by the exons ATGGAGTCAAAATCAATGCTAGGGTCGACCTCTCTGCTGGTGCCTTCAGTAAAGGAGATAGTGAAGGAACAAATCGTTGCAATTCCACCAAGATATGTGTGCCGTGATCATGATAATTCTCCAGTAGCCAAAACCAATTCTTTACCTCAAATGCCAGTCATTGACCTGGGGAAGTTATTTTCTCAAGAATTTGAAGATTTGGAGCTGGAAAAGTTGGATCAAGCCTGTAAAGAGTGGGGTTTCTTCCAG TTGGTGAATCATGGAGTGAGCACTGAGCTATTGGAGAAAGTGAAGTTGGAGACTCAAGAGTTCTTCAATCTCCCAATGGAAGAGAAGACAAAATTTTGGCAAAAACCAGGAGAAGTGGAAGGATTTGGACAGCACTTTGTTGGGTCTGAAGAACAGAAGCTTGAATGGGCAGACCTTTTCTACATTATTACTCTTCCAACACATAGGCGAAAACCTCATTTGTTCTCCAATTTCCCTCCCGCGTTCAG GGATGCCCTCGAAGCTTATTCAGAAGAACTGCAAAAGATTGCCAAGAAACTCTTTAACCTGGTGGCAAAAGCTGTAGGAATGAAACCTGATGAAATGAGAGATTTAACTGAAGAAGGGTGGCAGGCAATGAGAATGAACTACTATCCCCCATGTCCAGAACCGGACCTTGTGATTGGCCTGAGGCCCCATTCTGATGCAACTGGCCTCACCATCGTACTCCAGCTCAACGAAGTTGAAGGGCTTCAGATACATAAAGATGGGATGTGGATTCCTGTCAAGCCAATTCCCAATGCTTTTATCATCAACATTGGAGACATGTTGGAG ATTGTGACCAATGGAATTTACCGCAGCATAGAGCATAGGGCAACTATTAGCTCGACTAAAGAGAGGCTTTCCATCGCCACATTCCACAACCCAAAATTTGATGGAGAATTGTGTGCTGCACCCAGCCTTATTACCCCTGAAACTCCACCAGTATTTAAGAGCATTAGCGTTGCAGACTATTTCAAGGGTTATCTTTCTCGCGAACTCCATGGAAAATCTTTCATCGATGTCTTGAGGATTCCTAATCATCAAGCCAAAAGCAACTGA
- the LOC110671294 gene encoding SH3 domain-containing protein 3 isoform X2 codes for MLLCLIQVQHQLLVTLALLHLHLFRSCLQQTMLLLSLQSEKDFQKDIVKAAETFTAIGYKHIEAGTKLSEDCCRYGTENAKDNVLAKAVAIYGDALKHVEKEQEDLNRLLSSQVLDPLRAMITGAPLEDARHLAQRYSRMRQEAETQAAEVSRRQSRVRESPIPENVAKLHAAEAKMQELKANMAVLGKEAAAALAAVEAQQQRLTFQRIVAMVEGEKNYHLRIAAILSEVEAEMVSEKQRKESAPPVISSPVISSENGSEKTMYFLAEATHPFIAETEKELSLAVGDYVVVRKVSPTGWSEGESKGKAGWFPSEYVEKRQRIPTNNGAAQVY; via the exons ATGCTCCTTTGCTTGATACAAGTACAACACCAGCTCCTGGTGACTCTTGCCCTCCTTCATCTTCACCTATTCCGGTCTTGCCTTCAACAGACGATGTTACTCCTCTCATTGCAATCCGAAAAA gattttcagaaggatattGTTAAAGCAGCAGAAACATTTACAGCCATTGGGTACAAACATATTGAAGCAG GAACCAAATTGTCTGAGGATTGCTGCAGATATGGAACTGAGAATGCTAAAGATAATGTGCTAGCTAAGGCAGTAGCCATCTATGGTGATGCTCTTAAACATGTGGAGAAAGAGCAAGAAGACTTGAATCGATTGTTATCTTCACAG GTTTTAGATCCCTTGCGAGCAATGATTACTGGTGCTCCTCTGGAAGATGCACGCCATCTTGCTCAACGTTATAGTCGGATGAGACAGGAAGCAGAGACACAG GCAGCAGAGGTTTCCAGAAGACAATCAAGGGTGAGAGAATCTCCAATTCCAGAAAATGTTGCAAAGCTGCATGCAGCAGAAGCAAAGATGCAAGAACTAAAAGCAAACATGGCTGTTCTTGGTAAAGAAGCTGCAGCTGCTTTGGCTGCTGTTGAAGCACAACAGCAAAGATTGACTTTTCAGAGGATTGTCGCCATG GTTGAAGGAGAAAAGAATTACCATCTGAGAATTGCTGCCATTCTCAGTGAGGTTGAAGCTGAG ATGGTCTCAGAGAAACAGCGGAAAGAGTCTGCTCCTCCAGTGATTTCATCTCCTGTAATTTCATCAGAGAATGGCTCAGAGAAAACCATGTACTTCTTGGCCGAA GCAACACATCCCTTCATTGCAGAAACAGAGAAGGAGCTGAGCTTGGCCGTGGGTGATTATGTTGTTGTGCGAAAG GTGAGTCCAACTGGATGGTCAGAAGGAGAAAGTAAAGGAAAAGCTGGCTGGTTCCCTTCAGAATATGTGGAGAAGCGCCAGAGAATTCCCACCAACAATGGGGCTGCTCAAGTTTACTAG